GGCCAATTTCAAACTAACCAAAGCTAACATCATACACACAAAACCAAAGGATTCAAGATCAAACTCCGAAGAAGTATTCTTAACACAATTTTCAAGTTTTAACCAAAAAGTAAATCTCTTCCAAGAAATATGAAGATACATAGTTTCTATAAGCAAGTACCATATCAAAATATCAAAAGTAAATACCAATTTATCCATTTTTCACTAAACCAAAACTATCACCTTCTTAGTAGTCCAAATTGAAATCACATCATTTCTGAGCTTACTGCCAACTCGAGGGCCAGAAAGCGTGAACTCCATAACCGGTCTTCCAGTTATCTAAGTAGACTACCTTCTTTACCGCCAAAAATGAAACGAAAAGTGCAACAAGCATAACCAAACGCTGCACCGTCGAATTCCGAACATGAACAAGACCGCGGGTAACCAAAGCCAGTAACACCCCCACAATGGTGTACAGAAACCCAACTGCAAACCCCTCTGCTCCAAGCTGCATCCCGGAGCCCTGATAGAAAAATATCAGCTTGCTTGGGTCGTTTCGGTCCGCCAAGAACATGGGCATCTTCCGAATTATGTTATGCATCGCTCCTGATACACTGAAGAAGTAAACAAAAACAGCGCCGGACAACCAAAGCTTTGGGTCGTGCAGCAGAGTCTTCCCACTGACAACCTTTTTCACAATAAACGGCAACCAAATCAGCCACGCGATAACGGCGAAAATCATCTGATTCCTGGAAAACATTGGCGGCCGATGGATCGGACCCACAACAAGCTTAGTCCTCGATTCGATGAATTCGGCCATGGATTCGGCCAATCGGGAGAAATCGCCCTGATCCATCTGGTCTGAGTCTTTGAGGCCGTGATTGGGCCCGATGAGCCTGATATGAGGAAGGGCATTGACGCCAAAGCTTGCGAAGGTATTCTGAGCCTCTTTAAACTCAATGTCGCAAAAGAAGATCTTGGCATGGGAAGGGGAAGATGAGTCTTGATTGTTGGTGATGAAGGAGGAGGCGACAATGGCGAACTCCTTGTGCAGGTCCTTGAGGTGGAGCTCCTGCTTGTCATGGAGCTGTGTGGCGTCGAAGAAGAGGAGGAGCGAGTACGGTCTTGGGGTTTTGACGGATGTGAGGAAGCGAGAGACTGAGTGATCGTCGAGGTGGATCACCCCCGATTTAGATCGGGATTGCAGGTCTAGGAGCTCCGAAATTCGATCGCTGCCAGAGTCGGAGGCTACATTGTAGGTCACTGAAGAAAAGAGAACGACGAAAAGGGAAAAATGGGTTAGGGTTAGGGTTCGAAATGAAGTCATTGTGGATTTGGGGCAAATCGATTGAG
This genomic interval from Humulus lupulus chromosome 8, drHumLupu1.1, whole genome shotgun sequence contains the following:
- the LOC133795595 gene encoding probable dolichyl-diphosphooligosaccharide--protein glycosyltransferase subunit 3B; this encodes MTSFRTLTLTHFSLFVVLFSSVTYNVASDSGSDRISELLDLQSRSKSGVIHLDDHSVSRFLTSVKTPRPYSLLLFFDATQLHDKQELHLKDLHKEFAIVASSFITNNQDSSSPSHAKIFFCDIEFKEAQNTFASFGVNALPHIRLIGPNHGLKDSDQMDQGDFSRLAESMAEFIESRTKLVVGPIHRPPMFSRNQMIFAVIAWLIWLPFIVKKVVSGKTLLHDPKLWLSGAVFVYFFSVSGAMHNIIRKMPMFLADRNDPSKLIFFYQGSGMQLGAEGFAVGFLYTIVGVLLALVTRGLVHVRNSTVQRLVMLVALFVSFLAVKKVVYLDNWKTGYGVHAFWPSSWQ